In Topomyia yanbarensis strain Yona2022 chromosome 2, ASM3024719v1, whole genome shotgun sequence, one DNA window encodes the following:
- the LOC131683333 gene encoding exopolyphosphatase PRUNE1 isoform X2 translates to MNQFLKTCRSVLNNKVPKIVVIGNESCDLDSAVCSISVAFHLSKFPSFTKSFECCHIIPVLNVARCDLPLRTEVIYFLQENRIDLHDLVCNDEIDLPEVVSPRTKYVLVDHHQSKYRLNVIGVIDHRPFDYCSLLNDNVFKYIELVGSCATLVTRMFQESKALDENKTDYLPLLNLLYGAIILDTVNFCKKADKARQLDKQMAEFIEHHLNMSDIARRRRVLFDTLVCKRCDISHLDTLQILSKDLKIVSRNGYTVAIPGLPILITGSNAVVLMGIQINSNNVDVRRDLGIINVNALDLFQKILNELSSNNNFCLENMDLDLLDGTFYNLRNVGISRKQILPLICSVLDNM, encoded by the exons atgaatcagtttttgaaaaCCTGCCGTTCTGTTTTAAATAATAAG GTGCCTAAAATAGTCGTTATCGGGAACGAAAGCTGTGATCTGGATTCTGCAGTTTGCAGCATTTCTGTTGCGTTCCACCTGTCGAAATTTCCTAGTTTCACCAAATCTTTCGAATGCTGTCATATCATACCAGTCCTGAATGTGGCCAGATGTGATCTCCCACTAAGAACGGAAGTTATATACTTTCTGCAAGAAAACCGAATCGACTTACACGACCTGGTGTGTAATGATGAAATCGATCTCCCAGAGGTAGTTTCTCCTAGAACAAAATACGTTCTGGTGGATCATCATCAGTCCAAATATCGTCTGAATGTTATTGGAGTGATCGATCATCGGCCATTTGATTATTGTTCATTGTTGAATGACAATGTATTCAAGTACATAGAATTAGTTGGGTCATGCGCCACGCTCGTCACAAGAATGTTCCAGGAATCGAAAGCTTTGGATGAAAACAAAACTGATTATTTGCCTCTTTTAAACTTGCTTTACG gCGCAATAATCTTAGACACGGTAAACTTTTGTAAGAAAGCAGACAAAGCTCGGCAATTGGACAAGCAAATGGCAGAATTTATTGAACATCATCTCAACATGAGTGACATTGCCAGGAGACGTCGCGTTCTATTTGACACTCTTGTTTGTAAGAGATGCGATATTTCTCATTTAGATACACTGCAAATTCTTTCAAAAGACTTAAAAATTGTTTCCCGAAATGGATATACCGTAGCCATTCCAGGATTACCAATTCTT ATAACCGGTTCAAATGCAGTTGTCCTCATGGGTATACAGATAAACTCGAATAACGTAGACGTCAGAAGAGATTTGGGCATAATCAATGTTAATGCATTGGATTTGTTTCAAAAG ATCTTGAATGAATTgtcttcaaataataatttctgTTTAGAGAACATGGACCTTGATTTACTAGATGGCACTTTTTACAATCTCCGCAATGTAGGTATCTCCAGGAAACAAATTTTGCCATTAATTTGCAGTGTTCTGGATAACATGTAA
- the LOC131683333 gene encoding exopolyphosphatase PRUNE1 isoform X1, producing the protein MNQFLKTCRSVLNNKVPKIVVIGNESCDLDSAVCSISVAFHLSKFPSFTKSFECCHIIPVLNVARCDLPLRTEVIYFLQENRIDLHDLVCNDEIDLPEVVSPRTKYVLVDHHQSKYRLNVIGVIDHRPFDYCSLLNDNVFKYIELVGSCATLVTRMFQESKALDENKTDYLPLLNLLYGAIILDTVNFCKKADKARQLDKQMAEFIEHHLNMSDIARRRRVLFDTLVCKRCDISHLDTLQILSKDLKIVSRNGYTVAIPGLPILVQDFVKLKDTEFNVQHFAQITGSNAVVLMGIQINSNNVDVRRDLGIINVNALDLFQKILNELSSNNNFCLENMDLDLLDGTFYNLRNVGISRKQILPLICSVLDNM; encoded by the exons atgaatcagtttttgaaaaCCTGCCGTTCTGTTTTAAATAATAAG GTGCCTAAAATAGTCGTTATCGGGAACGAAAGCTGTGATCTGGATTCTGCAGTTTGCAGCATTTCTGTTGCGTTCCACCTGTCGAAATTTCCTAGTTTCACCAAATCTTTCGAATGCTGTCATATCATACCAGTCCTGAATGTGGCCAGATGTGATCTCCCACTAAGAACGGAAGTTATATACTTTCTGCAAGAAAACCGAATCGACTTACACGACCTGGTGTGTAATGATGAAATCGATCTCCCAGAGGTAGTTTCTCCTAGAACAAAATACGTTCTGGTGGATCATCATCAGTCCAAATATCGTCTGAATGTTATTGGAGTGATCGATCATCGGCCATTTGATTATTGTTCATTGTTGAATGACAATGTATTCAAGTACATAGAATTAGTTGGGTCATGCGCCACGCTCGTCACAAGAATGTTCCAGGAATCGAAAGCTTTGGATGAAAACAAAACTGATTATTTGCCTCTTTTAAACTTGCTTTACG gCGCAATAATCTTAGACACGGTAAACTTTTGTAAGAAAGCAGACAAAGCTCGGCAATTGGACAAGCAAATGGCAGAATTTATTGAACATCATCTCAACATGAGTGACATTGCCAGGAGACGTCGCGTTCTATTTGACACTCTTGTTTGTAAGAGATGCGATATTTCTCATTTAGATACACTGCAAATTCTTTCAAAAGACTTAAAAATTGTTTCCCGAAATGGATATACCGTAGCCATTCCAGGATTACCAATTCTTGTACAAGATTTCGTTAAACTAAAAGATACAGAATTTAATGTGCAACATTTCGCGCAGATAACCGGTTCAAATGCAGTTGTCCTCATGGGTATACAGATAAACTCGAATAACGTAGACGTCAGAAGAGATTTGGGCATAATCAATGTTAATGCATTGGATTTGTTTCAAAAG ATCTTGAATGAATTgtcttcaaataataatttctgTTTAGAGAACATGGACCTTGATTTACTAGATGGCACTTTTTACAATCTCCGCAATGTAGGTATCTCCAGGAAACAAATTTTGCCATTAATTTGCAGTGTTCTGGATAACATGTAA